In the Juglans microcarpa x Juglans regia isolate MS1-56 chromosome 6D, Jm3101_v1.0, whole genome shotgun sequence genome, one interval contains:
- the LOC121236175 gene encoding cell division protein FtsZ homolog 1, chloroplastic-like, whose product MATLQLTNPNELISTSSIPTSFPHKIFPFRECVSQRRSTFRKRRHFGVVRCSFHPVESAKIKVVGVGGGGNNAVNRMIGSGLHGVDFYAINTDAQSLLQSAAENPLQIGELLTRGLGTGGNPLLGEQAAEESKEAIANALKGSDLVFITAGMGGGTGSGAAPVVAQISKEAGYLTVGVVTYPFSFEGRKRSLQALEAIEKLQKNVDTLIVIPNDRLLDIADEQTPLQDAFLLADDVLRQGVQGISDIITIPGLVNVDFADVKAVMKDSGTAMLGVGVSSSKNRAVEAAEQATLAPLIGSSIESATGVVYNITGGKDITLQEVNRVSQVVTSLADPSANIIFGAVVDDRYNGEIHVTIIATGFSQSFQKTLLTDPKAARLIEKVTGGQESKGMPFSLNSSTLPSTVPSRPPPRKLFF is encoded by the exons ATGGCGACGCTTCAGCTCACAAACCCAAACGAGCTGATCTCAACCTCTTCAATTCCCACATCATTTCCCCACAAGATATTCCCTTTTAGAGAATGCGTTTCTCAAAGAAGAAGCACTTTCCGGAAACGACGCCATTTTGGGGTTGTCAGATGCTCCTTTCACCCAGTGGAATCAGCCAAGATTAAGGTGGTCGGGGTCGGCGGGGGTGGCAACAATGCCGTTAATCGCATGATTGGCAGCGGTTTACAC gGCGTCGATTTCTATGCTATAAACACGGATGCACAATCACTATTACAGTCCGCTGCTGAGAACCCACTTCAAATTGGAGAGCTTTTGACTCGTGGACTAG GTACGGGCGGGAATCCACTTTTGGGGGAACAAGCTGCGGAGGAATCGAAAGAAGCCATTGCAAATGCTCTTAAGGGGTCAGATCTTGTGTTTATAACTGCTGGTATGGGTGGAGGAACGGGGTCTGGTGCTGCCCCAGTTGTTGCCCAGATATCCAAGGAGGCAGGTTATTTGACTGTTGGTGTGGTTACCTATCCTTTCAGCTTTGAAGGACGTAAGAGGTCCTTGCAG GCATTGGAGGCTATTGAAAAGTTGCAAAAGAATGTTGACACTCTTATAGTCATTCCCAATGACCGTCTCCTGGATATTGCTGATGAGCAGACACCCCTTCAGGATGCTTTCCTTCTTGCTGATGATGTTCTACGTCAGGGAGTGCAAGGAATTTCAGACATAATCACG ATACCTGGACTGGTAAATGTGGATTTTGCAGATGTCAAGGCAGTCATGAAAGACTCAGGAACTGCAATGCTTGGAGTAGGAGTTTCCTCCAGCAAAAACCGTGCAGTTGAAGCTGCTGAACAAGCTACTTTAGCTCCCCTCATTGGATCCTCAATTGAATCAGCTACAGGGGTAGTGTACAATATTACAGGAGGGAAGGACATAACCCTGCAGGAAGTGAACAGAGTGTCTCAG GTTGTGACGAGTTTGGCAGATCCTTCTGCTAACATCATATTTGGGGCTGTTGTGGATGATCGCTACAACGGAGAGATTCATGTTACCATTATTGCGACTGGGTTCTCGCAGTCTTTTCAGAAGACACTGTTGACAGACCCCAAGGCAGCAAGGCTGATTGAAAAAGTTACAGGGGGCCAAGAAAGTAAGGGAATGCCCTTCTCCCTCAACTCCTCAACCTTGCCGTCAACTGTTCCATCCAGACCACCTCCGCGAAAGCTCTTCTTTTAA
- the LOC121236178 gene encoding V-type proton ATPase subunit e1-like: MGFLVTTLIFMVIGIIASLCTRICCNRGPSTNLFRLTLIITATVCCWMMWAIVYLAQMKPLIVPILSEG, translated from the exons ATGGGTTTCCTTGTGACAACCCTAATTTTCATGGTGATTGGGATCATTGCATCTCTGTGCACAAGAATTTGCTGCAATAGAGGACCCTCTACTAATTT GTTCCGCCTAACATTGATTATTACAGCAACAGTCTGCTGTTGGATGAT GTGGGCGATTGTATATCTTGCACAGATGAAACCACTTATTGTACCAATTCTGAGTGAAGGTTGA